A window of the Sphingobium sp. CAP-1 genome harbors these coding sequences:
- a CDS encoding calcium-binding protein has product MATIYGNRFSNRLDGSDDDDRIRGRGGNDLIFGNGGTDFLYGDEGNDHIILGLGPWITTIDHSFGSHISGGDGHDTATLYLQNYAENISIGSSYTRVIADSGDGSPARIVTTMQSVEALVAYLGSGDDYVHAASYGATVRAGSGDDRLIGGVGNDIFYGQDGDDILLGGAGNDSLNSGAGVNLVQGGDGNDSIYAEGGDDRLYGDAGKDAIQAGDGQDIIHGGSDNDSVSAGNGDDRAYGDDGDDIIYGGSGADILFGGDGSDALHGDFDNDRLYGGAGNDILDGWTGADILYGGDGADLLDGGGEVDRLYGGLGADRLKGGDGHDRFVWLSPDEGGDRILDFQHNQDVLVFDGAAFGGITTVDATNFVSNSAGVATDADDRFLYSLNTRALFFDPDGTGAAAKILIAHIDFYSGTQLLASDIVMN; this is encoded by the coding sequence ATGGCGACCATCTACGGCAACAGATTCAGCAACCGGCTGGACGGCAGCGACGATGATGACCGCATCCGCGGCCGGGGCGGCAATGACCTGATATTCGGCAATGGCGGCACCGACTTCCTCTATGGGGATGAAGGCAACGACCATATCATCCTGGGACTGGGGCCATGGATCACCACCATCGACCATAGTTTCGGAAGCCATATTTCTGGCGGAGACGGCCACGATACGGCGACCCTCTATCTCCAGAATTACGCCGAAAATATCAGCATCGGCTCGTCCTATACGCGGGTCATCGCCGATAGCGGCGACGGATCGCCGGCCCGGATCGTCACGACCATGCAATCGGTCGAGGCGCTGGTCGCCTATCTCGGCAGCGGCGATGATTATGTTCATGCGGCCAGCTATGGCGCGACGGTCAGGGCGGGATCGGGCGACGATCGCCTGATCGGCGGCGTCGGCAATGACATTTTTTACGGTCAGGATGGCGACGACATACTGCTGGGCGGTGCGGGCAATGACTCTCTGAACAGCGGCGCGGGCGTCAACCTGGTCCAGGGCGGCGACGGCAATGACAGTATCTATGCCGAAGGCGGCGACGACCGGCTCTATGGCGACGCCGGCAAGGACGCGATTCAGGCCGGCGACGGGCAGGACATCATCCATGGCGGCAGCGACAATGACTCCGTCTCGGCCGGCAATGGCGACGACCGCGCCTATGGCGATGACGGCGACGATATTATCTATGGCGGTTCCGGCGCGGACATATTGTTCGGCGGCGATGGCAGCGATGCATTGCATGGCGATTTCGACAATGACCGGCTCTATGGCGGCGCGGGCAATGACATATTGGATGGCTGGACCGGTGCGGACATTCTCTATGGCGGCGATGGCGCGGACTTGCTCGATGGCGGCGGAGAGGTCGACCGCCTCTATGGCGGGCTGGGTGCGGATCGGCTGAAGGGCGGCGACGGGCATGACCGCTTCGTCTGGCTCAGCCCGGACGAAGGTGGCGACCGGATATTGGATTTCCAGCATAATCAGGATGTTCTGGTGTTCGACGGCGCCGCGTTCGGCGGCATCACCACGGTCGACGCCACCAATTTCGTCAGCAACAGCGCCGGCGTCGCCACGGATGCCGACGATCGCTTTCTCTATTCCCTCAATACCCGCGCCCTCTTCTTCGATCCCGACGGCACTGGCGCGGCGGCGAAGATATTGATCGCCCATATCGATTTTTACAGCGGCACGCAGTTGCTGGCGAGCGACATCGTCATGAACTGA
- a CDS encoding glycosyltransferase family 2 protein, whose amino-acid sequence MTTNLILAALLLLCLVAVAWPFLFYPLILRALPTRPQQPVAGPTPSASLLFCAYNEAEAMPEKLANLAMLKARYPGLEFLAFDDGSSDGTGDLIERQGDLVTLIRGPGRSGKAHGMKQLAARARGDVLIFTDANVLLDEEAVARLLARYADPDIGGVLGSLHYIGADESATASVGSLYWRIEERLKDEESRTGNVLGADGSIFSIRRSLYPDFPDTVLDDLTVSMAVVFAGKRLVKAKDVIARERLVTARKDEYRRKVRIAARSWHTHGHLRPQLREMAAIDRFKYGSRKIVRWFGGLFILTGAVAAGVLAMRISPVLYLAGAVGLALTIWIGVRARSGPFAALVDVLIAYAATLQGVARAMTGRTVTIWNPAKSR is encoded by the coding sequence GTGACGACCAACCTGATCCTCGCCGCCCTGCTGCTGCTCTGTCTTGTGGCGGTGGCCTGGCCCTTCCTCTTCTATCCGCTGATCCTGCGCGCGTTGCCGACGCGGCCGCAGCAGCCGGTCGCTGGTCCCACGCCCAGCGCCTCCCTGCTGTTCTGCGCCTATAATGAGGCGGAGGCGATGCCGGAAAAGCTCGCCAATCTGGCGATGCTGAAGGCCCGCTATCCGGGTTTGGAATTTCTCGCGTTTGACGATGGCTCCTCCGACGGCACCGGCGATCTGATCGAGCGCCAAGGCGACCTCGTCACCCTGATCCGTGGTCCCGGCCGCAGCGGCAAGGCGCATGGCATGAAGCAGCTTGCCGCCCGCGCGCGGGGCGATGTGCTGATCTTCACCGACGCCAATGTGCTGCTGGACGAGGAGGCGGTGGCGCGGCTGCTCGCCCGCTATGCCGACCCTGACATCGGGGGTGTGCTGGGATCGCTCCATTATATCGGCGCCGACGAAAGCGCGACCGCCTCGGTCGGGTCGCTCTACTGGCGGATCGAGGAGCGGTTGAAGGATGAGGAATCGCGCACCGGCAATGTGCTGGGGGCGGACGGCTCCATCTTCTCGATCCGGCGCAGCCTCTATCCCGATTTCCCCGACACTGTGCTGGACGACCTGACCGTGTCCATGGCGGTGGTGTTTGCCGGCAAGCGGCTGGTCAAGGCGAAGGATGTCATCGCCCGCGAGCGGTTGGTGACGGCGCGCAAGGACGAATATCGGCGCAAGGTGCGGATCGCCGCGCGCAGTTGGCACACGCACGGGCATTTGCGCCCGCAATTGCGGGAAATGGCGGCGATCGACCGCTTCAAATATGGTTCGCGCAAGATCGTCCGCTGGTTCGGCGGGCTGTTCATCCTGACCGGCGCGGTGGCGGCGGGGGTGTTGGCCATGCGTATTTCGCCGGTCCTCTATCTCGCCGGGGCGGTGGGGCTGGCGCTGACGATCTGGATCGGGGTACGGGCAAGAAGCGGCCCCTTCGCCGCTTTGGTCGACGTGCTGATCGCCTATGCGGCGACCTTGCAGGGCGTGGCCAGAGCGATGACGGGCCGCACCGTCACCATCTGGAACCCGGCAAAGTCGCGCTGA
- a CDS encoding sugar transferase: MTVSKEIVRLRLYALCLAGDMAGLFCAFLAANWFVLGALWGEPGKPHGLVMFAMVAPLYAILAVQGGAYGINTLDRVRRGIFRALLALAQAALLMLLIVYLGKIAEQLSRLTFITGLALGAVAVSLVRLAVARLAVRVLGDVPHLTAVILDGVEVDTGPHMDVIDADAANLHPERHDADMAARLAAAVGMAERVIVACPLERMNDWSAALKSLSARGEIVVPELLRFAPARVDEFDGQPTIIVAGGPLQFRDRLIKRFFDLIVASIATIALSPILIAAALAVKLTSPGPVLFCQPRIGKDARPFSIYKFRSMRAEASDHKAATLTKRDDDRVTRVGAFLRKTSIDELPQLFNVLKGDMSIVGPRPHAAAAKAGDSLYWEVDARYWERHCIKPGMTGLAQVRGHRGATDHHQDLIDRLQSDLEYVSDWSIWRDLRIIVATLGVLVHHKAY; encoded by the coding sequence GTGACAGTCTCCAAGGAAATCGTGCGGCTGCGGCTTTATGCGCTGTGTCTGGCGGGCGACATGGCGGGGCTGTTCTGCGCCTTTCTGGCCGCCAACTGGTTCGTGCTGGGCGCCCTGTGGGGCGAGCCGGGCAAGCCCCATGGGCTGGTGATGTTCGCCATGGTCGCGCCGCTCTATGCGATCCTTGCGGTGCAGGGCGGCGCCTATGGCATCAACACGCTCGATCGGGTGCGGCGCGGCATCTTCCGCGCGCTCCTGGCGCTGGCGCAGGCGGCGCTGCTGATGCTGCTGATCGTCTATCTGGGCAAGATCGCCGAGCAACTGTCGCGTCTGACCTTCATTACGGGCCTTGCGCTGGGCGCTGTCGCGGTTTCGCTGGTGCGACTGGCGGTAGCGCGGCTGGCGGTGCGGGTTCTGGGTGACGTGCCGCACCTGACCGCCGTCATCCTCGATGGTGTGGAAGTGGACACCGGGCCGCATATGGACGTGATCGACGCGGATGCCGCCAATCTTCATCCCGAACGCCATGACGCCGACATGGCGGCGCGGCTGGCGGCGGCGGTGGGCATGGCGGAGCGGGTGATCGTCGCCTGTCCGCTGGAGCGGATGAACGACTGGTCGGCGGCGCTCAAGTCGCTGTCGGCGCGCGGCGAGATCGTCGTGCCGGAACTGCTGCGCTTTGCGCCGGCGCGGGTCGATGAATTTGACGGTCAGCCGACCATCATCGTCGCGGGCGGCCCGCTCCAGTTTCGGGATCGTCTGATCAAGCGCTTCTTCGACCTGATCGTCGCCAGCATCGCGACGATCGCGCTGTCGCCGATCCTGATCGCCGCCGCACTGGCGGTGAAGCTGACCAGCCCCGGCCCGGTCCTGTTCTGCCAGCCGCGTATCGGCAAGGATGCGCGTCCCTTCTCCATCTACAAATTCCGGTCGATGCGGGCCGAGGCGAGCGATCACAAGGCCGCGACCCTTACGAAGCGCGACGATGATCGGGTGACGCGCGTCGGCGCGTTCCTGCGCAAGACCAGCATCGATGAACTGCCCCAGCTTTTCAACGTGCTGAAGGGTGATATGAGCATTGTCGGCCCGCGTCCCCATGCCGCCGCCGCCAAGGCGGGCGACAGCCTCTATTGGGAGGTCGACGCCCGCTATTGGGAGCGGCATTGCATCAAGCCGGGCATGACCGGCCTGGCGCAGGTGCGCGGCCATCGCGGCGCGACCGACCATCATCAGGATCTGATCGACCGGCTCCAGTCCGATCTGGAATATGTCAGCGACTGGTCGATCTGGCGCGACCTGCGGATCATCGTCGCGACGCTGGGCGTGCTTGTCCATCACAAGGCCTATTGA
- a CDS encoding XrtA/PEP-CTERM system amidotransferase, whose translation MCGIAGIFHLETAKPVDPARVRAMLDVMPHRGPDGSGIWTAPGVGLGHLRLSIIDLGGGAQPMLTEDESLVVVFNGEIYNFAEVRAELEAKGHVFRTNSDTEVILHGYRQWGEECVQRFNGMFAFALFDARAQSLWLARDRLGVKPLHYALLSDGSLIFGSELKSLLAHPLLRRAPDLSAVEDYMAYGYVPDDACLVAGVRKLGAGETLRLVRGRPLVQPHRYWDVSFADRSKAKPEALEEELVALMRQAVRSRMVSDVPLGAFLSGGVDSSSVVALMAEASTRAVKTCTIGFDVASLDETAYADRVARRFATDHRSRIVSPDDFGLIDTLAFHFDEPFADASALPTYRVCELAREQVTVALSGDGADEAFAGYRRHRFQMQGERFRSLIPASVRQPVFGALGRYYPKADWAPRALRAKSTFLELAGEGGEAYAASVGVTPHALRQRLFSQEMKGRLGAYRAEDRYIKSMAEAPARDPLDRAQYADIRIWLPGDILTKTDRMSMAVSLEAREPLLDYRLVEFAARLPVAQRIRGNSGKYLMKKAMEPFLPQDILYRQKMGFVTPISAWFRGALAGEATAIAGGSALAKTGWFDTRMLAKVAADHRAGVSDHGRLLWQLLMLDKALTRLFGV comes from the coding sequence ATGTGCGGCATAGCGGGCATCTTCCATCTCGAAACGGCCAAGCCGGTTGATCCCGCGCGGGTGCGCGCCATGCTGGACGTGATGCCGCATCGCGGCCCGGACGGCAGCGGCATCTGGACCGCGCCGGGCGTGGGCCTCGGTCATCTGCGCCTTTCCATCATCGATCTGGGCGGCGGCGCGCAGCCGATGCTGACCGAGGATGAAAGTCTGGTCGTCGTGTTCAACGGCGAAATCTATAATTTTGCCGAAGTGCGCGCGGAACTGGAGGCCAAGGGCCATGTGTTCCGCACGAACAGCGATACCGAAGTCATTCTGCACGGCTACCGCCAGTGGGGCGAGGAATGCGTGCAGCGCTTCAATGGCATGTTCGCCTTCGCCCTGTTCGATGCGCGGGCGCAGTCGCTCTGGCTGGCGCGCGACCGGCTGGGGGTGAAGCCGTTGCATTATGCGCTGCTGTCCGATGGCAGCCTGATCTTCGGATCGGAGTTGAAGAGCCTGCTCGCCCATCCGCTGCTGCGCCGCGCGCCGGACCTGAGCGCGGTCGAGGATTATATGGCCTATGGCTATGTCCCCGACGACGCCTGCCTCGTCGCGGGCGTGCGCAAGCTGGGCGCGGGTGAGACGCTGCGGCTGGTGCGCGGCCGCCCCTTGGTCCAGCCGCACCGCTATTGGGACGTGAGCTTCGCCGATCGCAGCAAGGCGAAGCCCGAAGCGCTGGAGGAGGAACTGGTCGCGCTGATGCGGCAGGCGGTCCGTTCCCGGATGGTATCCGACGTGCCGCTGGGCGCTTTCCTGTCGGGCGGGGTGGACAGCAGCAGCGTCGTCGCGCTGATGGCCGAAGCATCGACCCGCGCGGTCAAGACCTGCACCATCGGCTTCGACGTGGCGAGCCTGGACGAGACCGCTTATGCCGATCGTGTCGCCCGCCGCTTCGCCACCGATCATCGCAGCCGGATCGTGTCGCCCGACGATTTCGGCCTGATCGACACTTTGGCCTTCCATTTCGACGAGCCTTTCGCGGATGCGTCCGCGCTGCCCACCTATCGCGTCTGCGAACTGGCGCGTGAGCAGGTGACGGTGGCGCTGTCGGGCGATGGCGCGGACGAGGCGTTCGCCGGCTATCGCCGCCATCGCTTCCAGATGCAGGGCGAGCGATTCCGGTCGCTGATCCCCGCATCCGTGCGCCAGCCTGTGTTCGGCGCGCTGGGCCGCTATTATCCCAAGGCCGACTGGGCGCCGCGCGCGCTGCGGGCCAAATCGACCTTCCTCGAACTGGCGGGGGAGGGTGGCGAAGCCTATGCCGCGTCGGTCGGAGTGACGCCCCATGCGCTGCGCCAGCGGCTGTTCAGTCAGGAGATGAAGGGCCGGCTGGGCGCTTATCGCGCCGAGGATCGCTATATCAAGTCGATGGCGGAAGCACCGGCGCGCGATCCGCTCGACCGGGCGCAATATGCCGACATTCGCATCTGGCTGCCCGGCGACATCCTCACCAAGACCGATCGCATGAGCATGGCCGTCAGCCTGGAAGCGCGCGAGCCTCTGCTCGACTATCGGCTGGTCGAATTTGCAGCGCGCCTGCCCGTGGCCCAGCGGATTCGCGGCAACAGCGGCAAATATCTGATGAAGAAGGCGATGGAGCCGTTCCTGCCGCAGGACATACTCTATCGCCAGAAAATGGGCTTCGTGACCCCGATCAGCGCCTGGTTCCGCGGCGCGCTGGCGGGGGAGGCGACCGCGATCGCCGGCGGATCGGCGCTGGCGAAAACCGGCTGGTTCGATACGAGGATGCTGGCGAAGGTTGCCGCCGATCACCGCGCCGGCGTGTCGGACCATGGTCGGCTGCTCTGGCAATTGCTGATGCTGGACAAGGCGCTGACGCGGTTGTTCGGCGTGTAA
- the xrtA gene encoding exosortase A: protein MNDRAIPVVPAALTGLGGWRGHLIALGFVAFAILALFFADLRSMVSIWWTASTFGHCLFIPLLIGWLVQQRLPGLRQLQPVAWAPGLLWLAAGAIAWLLGAAAGVAMVRHGALVVMLQGATIALLGPAVARALLFPLFYAFFMVPFGEEIVPPLQLLTARIALLLLDLSGVPAHMEGIFITTPTGYFEVAEACSGAKFLIAMTAYGALVCNVCFRGWQRRILFMGGALTLSVLANGVRAYATILVAHLTTVDAAVGFDHVVYGWVFFAIIMVVVMAAAWPFFDRKPGDSWFDPRALQGAVRPSHAGGVAGAALALIVAAPLWLSVTAATADPLPPVLILPEVPGWSRAADRPAYPWKARFDGADHFATGRYRNGRGQVVDLTIATYARQDEGRELVGFAQGAADPDSPWVWSSPAPAPDDARGEQITAPGPVVRHVVSVYRVGNGAPTGSKPRVKIETMAARLLGRDQRAVAILVSAEEEEGRPADAAIAAFLANMGDVRVLADRAVGSR from the coding sequence ATGAACGACCGCGCGATCCCCGTTGTGCCAGCAGCGCTGACCGGCCTTGGCGGCTGGCGCGGTCATCTGATCGCGCTCGGCTTCGTTGCCTTTGCGATCCTGGCGCTCTTCTTCGCCGATCTGCGGTCCATGGTGTCGATCTGGTGGACCGCTTCCACCTTTGGCCATTGCCTGTTCATTCCGCTGCTGATCGGCTGGCTGGTGCAGCAACGGCTGCCCGGCCTGCGCCAATTGCAGCCGGTCGCCTGGGCGCCGGGGCTGTTGTGGCTGGCGGCGGGCGCGATCGCCTGGCTGCTGGGCGCGGCGGCGGGCGTGGCGATGGTGCGCCATGGCGCGCTGGTCGTGATGCTACAGGGGGCGACCATCGCCCTGCTGGGACCGGCGGTGGCGCGCGCCTTGCTGTTTCCATTGTTCTACGCCTTCTTCATGGTGCCTTTCGGTGAGGAGATCGTGCCGCCGCTGCAATTGCTGACGGCGCGGATCGCGCTGCTGCTGCTCGACCTGTCGGGCGTGCCGGCGCATATGGAGGGGATCTTCATCACCACGCCGACCGGCTATTTTGAGGTGGCCGAAGCTTGTTCCGGCGCGAAATTCCTGATCGCCATGACCGCCTATGGCGCGCTGGTCTGCAATGTCTGTTTTCGCGGCTGGCAACGGCGCATCCTGTTCATGGGCGGCGCGCTGACCCTGTCGGTGCTGGCCAATGGCGTGCGCGCCTATGCCACCATATTGGTCGCGCATCTGACCACGGTGGACGCGGCGGTCGGCTTCGACCATGTCGTCTACGGTTGGGTCTTTTTCGCGATCATCATGGTCGTGGTGATGGCCGCCGCATGGCCCTTTTTCGATCGCAAGCCCGGCGATAGCTGGTTCGATCCGCGCGCCTTGCAGGGGGCGGTGCGGCCGTCCCATGCCGGGGGCGTCGCCGGCGCGGCGCTGGCGCTGATCGTAGCCGCGCCGCTGTGGCTGAGCGTCACCGCCGCGACCGCCGATCCTTTACCGCCAGTGCTGATCCTGCCCGAAGTGCCGGGCTGGAGCCGCGCCGCAGACCGGCCGGCCTATCCGTGGAAGGCGCGCTTCGACGGGGCGGATCATTTTGCTACCGGCCGCTATCGCAACGGGCGGGGGCAGGTGGTGGACCTGACTATCGCCACCTATGCCCGGCAGGATGAAGGGCGCGAACTGGTCGGCTTCGCGCAGGGCGCGGCCGATCCCGACAGTCCATGGGTCTGGTCCTCACCCGCGCCCGCGCCGGACGATGCGCGCGGCGAGCAGATCACCGCGCCCGGTCCGGTGGTGCGCCATGTGGTGAGCGTCTACCGCGTCGGCAATGGCGCGCCGACCGGCAGCAAGCCGCGCGTGAAGATCGAGACGATGGCGGCGCGGCTGCTGGGTCGGGACCAGCGCGCTGTCGCGATCCTTGTGTCGGCGGAAGAGGAGGAGGGGCGTCCGGCCGATGCCGCCATCGCCGCTTTCCTTGCCAATATGGGTGATGTGCGGGTTTTGGCTGACCGCGCCGTCGGTTCCCGCTAG
- a CDS encoding TIGR03087 family PEP-CTERM/XrtA system glycosyltransferase, whose protein sequence is MSGDILFLCHRIPFPPDRGDKIRSCHLLHRLAQIGPVHVGCFADDDRDMGFADAMAELTASQCVLRRDRSKLVAGLTGLAKRQSLLVSLFDHPDLHRWVARTLADRPIRAVVAYSAQMAHFVPALPPDVRFLMDFVDFDSAKYAAYGVEGRGPMGWINRREGRVLLDFERRTAQRADICSFVSEAEAALFRAACGLGPERIVGIENGVALDYFDPAADFPAVERGDGPLLVFTGQMDYRPNVEAVESFARQTLPVIRTVHPDARFAIVGRHPAKQVTALADLPGVIVTGGVPDVRGWLAAADVVVAPLRIARGIQNKVLEAMAMARPVVASPQAAEGIDASDDCHFVVAANPAEEAAKIIALLADPARAERLGRAARARMEERYRWSATLAALPDLLFPADRAGARAA, encoded by the coding sequence ATGAGCGGCGACATCCTCTTCCTCTGCCACCGCATTCCTTTTCCGCCGGATCGGGGCGACAAGATCCGCTCCTGTCATCTGCTGCACCGCCTGGCGCAGATCGGGCCGGTGCATGTCGGCTGCTTCGCCGATGACGATCGCGACATGGGCTTTGCCGACGCAATGGCGGAACTGACCGCCAGCCAGTGCGTGCTGCGGCGCGACCGGTCGAAGCTGGTCGCTGGCCTGACCGGGCTGGCGAAGCGGCAATCGCTGCTGGTGTCGTTGTTCGACCATCCCGACCTGCATCGCTGGGTGGCGCGGACGCTGGCGGACAGGCCGATCCGCGCGGTGGTCGCCTATTCGGCGCAGATGGCGCATTTCGTGCCGGCGCTGCCGCCAGATGTGCGCTTCCTGATGGATTTCGTCGATTTCGATTCGGCCAAATATGCGGCCTATGGCGTGGAAGGCCGTGGGCCGATGGGCTGGATCAACCGGCGCGAGGGGCGGGTGCTGCTCGATTTCGAGCGGCGCACCGCGCAGCGGGCGGACATCTGCTCCTTCGTCAGCGAGGCGGAGGCGGCATTGTTCCGCGCTGCCTGCGGGCTGGGGCCGGAGCGGATCGTCGGAATCGAAAATGGCGTCGCGCTCGATTATTTCGATCCGGCGGCGGATTTCCCGGCGGTCGAGCGGGGCGACGGGCCGCTGCTCGTTTTCACCGGGCAGATGGATTATCGCCCCAATGTCGAGGCGGTGGAGAGTTTCGCGCGCCAGACCCTGCCGGTGATCCGCACCGTCCATCCCGATGCGCGCTTCGCCATCGTCGGCCGCCATCCGGCGAAGCAGGTGACGGCGCTGGCCGACCTGCCCGGCGTGATCGTGACTGGCGGCGTGCCGGACGTGCGCGGCTGGCTGGCGGCGGCGGATGTGGTGGTCGCGCCGCTGCGGATCGCGCGCGGCATTCAGAACAAGGTGCTGGAGGCGATGGCGATGGCGCGGCCGGTGGTCGCCTCGCCACAGGCGGCCGAAGGGATCGATGCGAGCGACGACTGTCATTTCGTTGTCGCCGCCAATCCGGCCGAAGAGGCGGCTAAGATCATCGCGCTGCTGGCCGATCCGGCACGCGCGGAGCGACTGGGCCGGGCGGCGCGGGCGCGGATGGAGGAGCGCTATCGCTGGTCGGCGACGCTGGCGGCGTTGCCTGACCTGCTATTTCCCGCCGATCGCGCTGGTGCGCGGGCGGCATGA